One genomic window of Paenisporosarcina antarctica includes the following:
- a CDS encoding right-handed parallel beta-helix repeat-containing protein, whose amino-acid sequence MEMKNIFNILVDIKEARSIIQPIVTQNDSVVFILEVMENGVPFDLTGATTVSLANTRRDNNVVLTQGTKVGNKATFILNSSETAIAGSVVAMAQFYDVNGRVSTLSFPYQVVVDPTGNGYIPSENEATLIEIVLNDGPLIIQSAEDAAIYANEQGDYALQVATDNETRYLNAVSSVASRNSAYPNPSHGDTVRVTNISTSFRYVLGTGWVVTDVYNPTVIDNINQQLAQVSKLGEVIDLSKWGIKNDGTNARATTDGINNALQWYSSNDYRHVLLPSGTFLIDSVNESGTAKSRNIDTGIKIPSNMIFEMSSDTILKVESNASASYACIYLSKTQNNITIIGGQIHGDRKTHDYTGDPTHSTHEYGFGIYLYGASDIIIDRVTIKELTGDGIILFSPGLINYDVNNPYAPPSRIRISGCVIDSSRRNNISITACDQVIVENCQILNAGINDGIHDGTAPRYGIDLEGYGEGSIDYETPLKIIIRNNKLVGNVNTSVGNFNGYEVVITENFSDNIISYGFGTDTIISNNVFKRIDNLKIAIGSLGVSEGKDGNHVTITGNTINGFNVGVDIRGKNVTVMGNNISNVNTSILCFQAEEVLISGNIAWKCAVDAVKILQSKFVSLIGNSLRDTLFGVRIEQSSTNIIINNNSVDEYGTGMKITGGSCTIKGNTFNQGNYTTKSYHLIFDTNVVVLIENNVFKRPGSYVIFGTGGSGTGRARIIKNVIEDFTGSSPVFFSTIGKYEFISNEIISGLTSGIGTAVYLVSGINNALIIGNKFYATTSHVLTNAINTSLASNSKIISNVCLNGGITSAAGDVLNGNIVI is encoded by the coding sequence ATGGAAATGAAAAACATTTTTAATATCCTTGTGGATATAAAAGAGGCAAGGAGCATCATTCAGCCAATAGTCACGCAAAATGACTCAGTGGTTTTTATTTTGGAAGTTATGGAAAATGGAGTTCCATTTGATTTAACAGGAGCGACTACAGTTTCACTCGCAAACACTAGACGAGATAATAATGTAGTTTTAACGCAAGGCACAAAAGTAGGTAATAAAGCTACGTTTATATTAAATTCTAGTGAAACAGCTATAGCAGGAAGTGTGGTCGCTATGGCACAATTTTATGATGTTAATGGGCGTGTATCGACTCTTAGTTTTCCTTATCAAGTGGTAGTAGATCCAACAGGTAATGGTTATATTCCATCTGAGAATGAAGCGACATTAATCGAAATCGTGTTAAACGATGGACCCTTAATCATACAATCGGCTGAAGATGCTGCTATTTATGCAAATGAACAAGGCGATTATGCTTTACAAGTAGCAACAGACAACGAAACACGATATTTAAACGCGGTGTCAAGTGTGGCATCACGTAATTCCGCATATCCAAATCCATCACATGGTGACACTGTAAGGGTGACAAATATATCTACATCTTTTAGGTATGTATTGGGTACGGGTTGGGTGGTAACGGACGTATATAATCCAACTGTTATTGATAACATTAATCAACAGTTGGCACAAGTCTCGAAGTTAGGTGAGGTTATTGATCTAAGTAAATGGGGAATAAAAAACGATGGTACAAATGCAAGAGCAACAACAGACGGAATAAATAATGCTCTTCAATGGTATTCTTCTAATGATTACAGACATGTTTTGTTGCCATCAGGAACTTTCTTGATTGATTCTGTTAATGAAAGCGGAACAGCTAAATCAAGAAATATTGACACAGGTATAAAAATTCCTAGCAATATGATTTTTGAAATGAGTAGCGACACAATTCTGAAAGTTGAGTCAAATGCCTCAGCATCTTATGCATGTATTTATCTATCAAAAACACAAAACAACATCACAATTATAGGCGGTCAAATTCACGGTGATAGAAAAACACATGATTACACTGGTGACCCTACTCATTCTACACATGAATACGGTTTCGGTATTTATCTTTATGGTGCATCTGATATTATTATAGATAGAGTAACTATAAAAGAACTCACAGGTGATGGCATTATCTTGTTTTCACCGGGATTGATTAATTACGATGTTAATAATCCTTACGCTCCTCCTAGTCGAATCCGAATCAGTGGATGTGTTATAGACTCGTCACGTAGAAATAACATATCAATTACGGCTTGTGACCAAGTTATCGTTGAAAATTGTCAAATATTAAATGCTGGAATAAATGACGGGATTCATGATGGAACAGCACCTAGATATGGAATAGACCTTGAAGGATATGGAGAAGGTAGTATAGATTATGAAACTCCGTTAAAAATAATCATCCGTAACAATAAACTTGTGGGTAACGTAAATACCTCGGTAGGTAACTTTAACGGATATGAAGTTGTTATTACAGAAAACTTTTCCGACAACATTATTTCTTATGGTTTTGGTACAGATACCATTATTTCTAATAATGTTTTTAAACGTATCGACAATTTAAAAATCGCTATTGGTTCGTTAGGAGTTTCTGAGGGAAAAGATGGGAATCATGTTACTATTACAGGAAACACAATCAATGGTTTTAATGTGGGAGTGGACATAAGAGGGAAGAATGTAACGGTAATGGGTAACAATATATCTAACGTTAATACCAGTATTCTTTGTTTTCAAGCAGAGGAAGTCCTTATTAGTGGAAACATAGCTTGGAAATGTGCAGTGGATGCGGTTAAGATACTCCAATCCAAATTTGTTAGTTTAATTGGCAATTCGCTTCGGGATACGCTCTTCGGAGTTCGTATAGAACAATCAAGCACTAACATCATAATCAATAATAATTCGGTTGATGAGTACGGAACAGGAATGAAAATAACTGGTGGTAGCTGTACAATAAAAGGAAATACATTCAATCAAGGAAACTACACTACCAAATCTTATCATCTAATATTTGATACAAATGTGGTGGTGTTGATTGAAAATAATGTCTTCAAAAGACCAGGTAGTTATGTGATTTTTGGTACTGGTGGTAGTGGAACTGGACGAGCAAGAATTATTAAAAACGTCATAGAAGATTTTACGGGTTCATCTCCCGTTTTCTTTAGCACCATCGGTAAATATGAGTTTATTTCAAATGAAATAATATCAGGATTAACATCAGGGATAGGAACAGCAGTATATTTAGTAAGTGGTATCAATAACGCTCTAATCATAGGAAATAAATTTTATGCGACAACATCACATGTTTTAACTAATGCTATTAATACCTCTCTTGCTTCAAATAGCAAAATTATATCCAATGTTTGCTTAAATGGAGGCATTACATCAGCAGCGGGAGATGTTTTGAATGGAAATATTGTGATTTAA
- the glaH gene encoding glutarate dioxygenase GlaH, whose product MSVVKEKEFKFEKKTETYEVKVHPQSDRLYHIEISKKAIANFLEVVKQDNQSVQHLEYTPYAHHIVASYLLDQVGEEFGELLKNIVHDRESGGFTLGLEGVTKDTDEYVIFSTAISYLVGIPNHDSMSGKYYARFSVKDTDGSDSYLRQAYRLFTLHTDGTFVDEPTDWLLMMKMIEENARGGESRLLHLDDWKELDKYVNHPLANHKFTYKAPKSKNVDQEIDRLTFFDHEGKPGICYIDQFVYPESIEQAKYLRDLSLSMENDENVVELGLAIGDLVVLNNIFWLHGRAAFEKDANLNRELLRQRGRFNK is encoded by the coding sequence ATGAGTGTTGTAAAAGAGAAAGAATTCAAGTTTGAAAAGAAAACAGAAACATATGAAGTAAAAGTTCATCCACAATCAGATCGTCTGTATCACATTGAAATTTCAAAAAAGGCGATTGCGAATTTCCTTGAAGTAGTAAAGCAGGATAATCAATCTGTTCAGCATTTAGAGTACACACCTTACGCGCATCATATTGTGGCTTCTTATTTATTGGATCAAGTAGGAGAAGAATTTGGTGAACTGCTTAAAAACATTGTTCATGATCGAGAATCAGGTGGATTTACACTTGGCTTAGAAGGTGTTACTAAAGATACAGACGAATATGTTATTTTCTCAACAGCCATTTCTTACTTGGTAGGTATTCCAAACCATGATTCTATGTCAGGTAAATACTATGCACGCTTTAGCGTAAAAGATACAGATGGCAGTGACTCTTATCTTCGTCAGGCCTATCGCTTATTCACACTGCATACGGATGGTACGTTTGTAGATGAGCCTACGGATTGGTTACTAATGATGAAGATGATTGAAGAAAATGCTCGCGGCGGAGAATCACGTTTATTACACCTTGATGACTGGAAAGAGTTAGATAAATATGTAAACCATCCATTAGCAAACCACAAATTCACATATAAAGCACCAAAAAGTAAAAATGTTGATCAAGAAATTGATCGTTTAACGTTCTTCGATCACGAAGGCAAACCTGGTATTTGTTATATCGACCAATTTGTTTATCCTGAATCTATTGAGCAAGCCAAATATCTTCGTGATCTTTCTCTATCAATGGAAAATGATGAAAATGTAGTAGAGTTGGGACTTGCTATAGGAGATCTTGTTGTCCTTAATAATATTTTCTGGCTTCATGGTCGCGCTGCTTTTGAAAAAGATGCTAACTTGAATCGCGAGTTACTTCGTCAGCGTGGACGTTTTAACAAATAA